One Micromonospora sp. WMMD812 genomic window carries:
- a CDS encoding 3-hydroxybutyrate dehydrogenase, giving the protein MTAEPVAVPHVVNVDLAGRTALVTGGGSGIGRACALRLAAAGASVLVVDRNVEAAKAVAAEASGRAEGIDLADAEAVDRLDTDVDIVINNAGLQHVAPVPDFPAERFAYLHRVMVEAPFLIIRRALPHMYANGWGRIINISSVHGLRASPYKAAYVSAKHALEGLSKVVALEGAEHGVTANCINPAYVRTALVESQIADQAASHGIPESEVVEKIMLARAAIKRLIEPEEVAELMAYLCTPPAAFITGASIALDGGWTAN; this is encoded by the coding sequence ATGACGGCAGAACCCGTGGCGGTCCCCCACGTCGTGAACGTCGACCTCGCCGGTCGGACCGCCCTGGTGACCGGGGGCGGCAGCGGCATCGGCCGGGCCTGCGCCCTGCGGTTGGCGGCGGCCGGGGCCTCGGTCCTGGTGGTGGATCGCAACGTCGAGGCGGCGAAGGCGGTGGCCGCCGAGGCCAGCGGGCGGGCCGAGGGGATCGACCTCGCCGACGCCGAGGCCGTGGACCGGCTCGACACCGACGTGGACATCGTGATCAACAACGCCGGGTTGCAGCACGTCGCCCCGGTGCCGGACTTCCCGGCGGAGCGGTTCGCGTACCTGCACCGGGTCATGGTCGAGGCGCCGTTCCTGATCATCCGGCGCGCGCTTCCGCACATGTACGCGAACGGCTGGGGTCGGATCATCAACATCTCGTCGGTGCACGGGCTGCGCGCCTCGCCCTACAAGGCGGCGTACGTCTCGGCCAAGCACGCCCTCGAAGGGCTGTCGAAGGTGGTCGCGTTGGAGGGCGCGGAGCACGGTGTCACCGCCAACTGCATCAACCCGGCGTACGTGCGCACCGCCCTCGTGGAGAGCCAGATCGCCGACCAGGCCGCCAGCCACGGCATCCCGGAGTCCGAGGTCGTGGAGAAGATCATGCTGGCCCGGGCGGCGATCAAACGGCTGATCGAGCCGGAGGAGGTCGCCGAGCTGATGGCGTACCTCTGCACGCCGCCGGCGGCATTCATCACCGGCGCGTCCATCGCGCTCGACGGGGGCTGGACGGCGAACTAG
- a CDS encoding helix-turn-helix domain-containing protein: MGVMSSPVEFLELLAREAAAVEFEGPLVAARAAGLPPDQLAELEQAKTVALRVRALLERRRRRETELSGLYDTVSDLAGLRDLDDVLRAIVHRARTLLGADVAYMTLNDDERGDTYMRVTDGSVSARFQRLRLPMGAGLGGLVAQTGAPYVTANYPEDDRFHHTGEIDAGVGEEGLVAILGVPLRLGSTSIGVLYSANRSARPFAREEVALLVSLAAHAAVAIDTARLLTETRSALAELSAANTTIRAHSSSVERAAAAHDRMTALVLRGGGVEDVAAAVTEVLGGALLALDAEGRLLARVGEIDEPDRSDIVEAVAASRTEGRSVRRGALWYAAVVAGAENLGALVLRPDEELVDADQRILERAALVTALLLLFRRTVAEAEGRVRGELLDDLIARPLRDTDALRSRARRLGVDLDAPHVLVAVGDDAIAATGSARQRVLSWATTYASTRGGLAAARDGRVVLMLPGQDAGGSARAVSRDLSRITGRPVTAGASGPSTGPASLAATFREADRCLTALGALGRAGQGASTSELGFVGLLLGAVGDGGDRDVDRFLTATVGPVVEYDARRGTALVRTLEAYFGVGGSLARAAEQLHVHVNTVTQRLERVGQLLGADWQRPERALEVQLALRLHRLRSPAG, from the coding sequence ATGGGCGTCATGTCCTCGCCGGTGGAGTTCCTCGAACTGCTCGCCCGGGAGGCGGCCGCGGTCGAGTTCGAGGGCCCGCTGGTCGCCGCCCGCGCCGCCGGCCTCCCCCCGGACCAACTCGCCGAACTGGAGCAGGCCAAGACCGTGGCGCTGCGGGTCCGCGCGCTGCTGGAGCGCCGGCGCCGCCGGGAGACCGAGCTCTCCGGGCTGTACGACACGGTGAGCGACCTGGCCGGCCTCCGCGACCTGGACGACGTGCTGCGGGCCATCGTGCACCGGGCGCGCACCCTGCTCGGGGCCGACGTGGCGTACATGACGCTGAACGACGACGAGCGCGGCGACACCTACATGCGGGTCACCGACGGCTCGGTCTCCGCCCGGTTCCAGCGGTTGCGGCTGCCGATGGGCGCCGGCCTCGGCGGCCTGGTCGCACAGACCGGCGCCCCCTACGTGACGGCGAACTACCCGGAGGACGACCGCTTCCACCACACCGGTGAGATCGACGCCGGGGTGGGCGAGGAGGGCCTGGTGGCGATCCTGGGCGTGCCGCTGCGGCTCGGGTCGACCTCCATCGGGGTGCTCTACTCGGCGAACCGCTCGGCCCGGCCGTTCGCCCGCGAGGAGGTCGCCCTGCTGGTCTCGCTCGCCGCGCACGCGGCGGTCGCGATCGACACCGCCCGCCTGCTCACCGAGACCCGCTCGGCGTTGGCCGAGCTGTCCGCCGCGAACACCACGATCCGGGCGCACAGCAGCTCCGTGGAACGGGCGGCGGCCGCCCACGACCGGATGACGGCGCTGGTGCTGCGCGGCGGCGGCGTCGAGGACGTGGCGGCGGCGGTGACCGAGGTGCTCGGCGGCGCGCTGCTGGCGCTGGACGCGGAGGGCCGCCTGCTCGCCCGGGTCGGGGAGATCGACGAGCCGGACCGGTCGGACATCGTCGAGGCGGTGGCCGCCTCGCGGACCGAGGGGCGCAGCGTCCGGCGGGGCGCGCTCTGGTACGCGGCGGTGGTGGCCGGGGCGGAGAACCTCGGCGCGCTGGTGCTGCGTCCCGACGAGGAGCTGGTCGACGCCGACCAGCGGATCCTGGAGCGGGCCGCGCTGGTGACGGCGCTGCTGCTGCTGTTCCGCCGTACGGTCGCCGAGGCGGAGGGTCGGGTCCGCGGCGAGCTGCTCGACGACCTGATCGCCCGGCCGCTGCGCGACACCGACGCGCTGCGCAGCCGGGCCCGACGGCTCGGGGTCGACCTGGACGCGCCGCACGTGCTCGTGGCGGTCGGGGACGACGCGATCGCCGCGACCGGCTCGGCCCGCCAGCGGGTGCTCTCCTGGGCCACCACGTACGCCTCGACCCGCGGCGGCCTGGCCGCGGCGCGCGACGGCCGGGTGGTGCTGATGCTGCCCGGTCAGGACGCCGGCGGCAGCGCCCGGGCGGTGTCCCGGGATCTGTCCCGGATCACCGGCCGGCCGGTGACCGCCGGGGCGAGCGGCCCGTCCACCGGGCCGGCGTCGCTGGCGGCCACGTTCCGCGAGGCGGACCGCTGCCTCACCGCGCTCGGCGCGCTGGGTCGCGCCGGCCAGGGTGCGAGCACCTCTGAACTGGGCTTCGTCGGGCTGCTGCTCGGCGCGGTCGGCGACGGGGGCGACCGGGACGTGGACCGGTTCCTGACCGCGACGGTGGGGCCGGTGGTGGAGTACGACGCCCGGCGCGGCACCGCGCTGGTCCGGACGTTGGAGGCGTACTTCGGGGTGGGTGGCAGCCTGGCCCGCGCCGCCGAGCAGCTGCACGTGCACGTGAACACGGTGACCCAGCGGCTGGAGCGCGTCGGGCAGCTGCTCGGCGCGGACTGGCAGCGGCCGGAGCGGGCGCTGGAGGTGCAGCTGGCGCTGCGCCTGCACCGCCTCCGCTCCCCCGCCGGCTGA
- a CDS encoding TetR/AcrR family transcriptional regulator, which produces MSDMMSSADAPRSPGRPRSLRADEAIIEATLDLLAEGSTIEALSIEAIASRAGVGKATIYRRWSGKEALLRDALGILKGTPPETTGRSVREDLIVLVGGVGRNADPRASKIMPCLIPEVNRDPDRYQLYQSIIEPRRARVREVLRRGVSTGELRADLDIELALAMLTGPMLIQRVLRWHPELDDTVLPERVVDGVLEGIRAR; this is translated from the coding sequence ATGTCCGACATGATGTCCAGTGCCGATGCTCCGCGGTCGCCCGGGCGACCGCGGAGCCTCCGCGCCGACGAGGCGATCATCGAAGCCACGCTCGACCTGCTCGCCGAGGGCAGCACGATCGAGGCGCTCTCGATCGAGGCGATCGCCAGCCGCGCCGGCGTGGGCAAGGCGACCATCTACCGTCGCTGGTCCGGCAAGGAGGCGCTGCTGCGCGACGCGCTGGGCATCCTCAAGGGCACGCCACCGGAGACGACCGGCCGGTCGGTCCGGGAGGACCTGATCGTGCTGGTCGGCGGGGTCGGCCGCAACGCCGACCCGCGGGCCTCGAAGATCATGCCCTGCCTGATACCCGAGGTGAACCGCGACCCGGACCGCTACCAGCTCTACCAGAGCATCATCGAGCCCCGCCGGGCGCGGGTGCGCGAGGTGCTGCGGCGCGGGGTGAGCACTGGCGAGCTGCGCGCCGACCTCGACATCGAGCTGGCCCTGGCCATGCTCACCGGGCCGATGCTCATCCAGCGGGTGCTGCGCTGGCACCCCGAGCTGGACGACACCGTGCTGCCGGAGCGGGTCGTCGACGGGGTGCTGGAGGGCATCCGCGCCCGCTGA
- a CDS encoding MFS transporter, with translation MEIRDNTGHPRRWAILGVLVISLLVVVLDNTILNVALRTLADPVHGLGASQGELEWAINSYTLVFAGLLFTFGVLGDRAGRKRFLLIGLVLFGLSSLLSAYADSPGQLIAARALMGVGGAAIMPVTLSIISNVFDPRERGRAIGVWAGAVGLAVAIGPVLGGALLEHFWWGSVFLINVPVVALGVVLVALLVPESRDPKPGRVDVFGVVLSVIGLVALTYGIIDGGEHGFGRPVVWASIVGGLAVLAWFVVIERRSSHPSLDVRLFKVPQFAAPVAIVGLIFFAAMGVMFFGSFYLQLVRGYSPLETGLLFLPFAGAQLIFAPRSAAMVRKYGGKAVAAVGLTLTVISLAAFAFIDAQTPIWVVLVFYFIQGVGMANIMPPATESIMSALPREKAGVGSAVSNTIRQVGGALGVAVLGSVLSAVYRGDVEPALNGLPAEARDAANESISGAYATAGQLGPAAPKLLAAANDSFITAMHWAAVLSALVAALGILVALRWLPGRAATAPAPTAPAAEPELAGTA, from the coding sequence ATGGAAATCCGCGACAACACGGGCCACCCGAGGAGGTGGGCGATCCTGGGAGTGCTGGTGATCAGCCTCCTCGTGGTCGTCCTCGACAACACCATCCTGAACGTCGCCCTGCGTACGCTCGCCGACCCGGTGCACGGCCTGGGTGCCAGCCAGGGCGAGCTGGAGTGGGCGATCAACTCGTACACGCTGGTCTTCGCGGGCCTGCTCTTCACCTTCGGGGTGCTCGGTGACCGGGCCGGCCGCAAGCGGTTCCTGCTGATCGGGCTGGTGCTCTTCGGGCTGTCGTCGCTGCTGTCGGCGTACGCGGACAGCCCGGGGCAGCTGATCGCGGCCCGCGCGCTGATGGGGGTCGGCGGCGCGGCCATCATGCCGGTGACGCTCTCGATCATCTCCAACGTCTTCGACCCGCGGGAGCGCGGCCGGGCGATCGGCGTCTGGGCCGGCGCGGTCGGGCTGGCCGTCGCGATCGGCCCGGTCCTCGGCGGCGCGCTGCTCGAGCACTTCTGGTGGGGTTCGGTCTTCCTGATCAACGTGCCGGTGGTCGCGCTCGGCGTGGTGCTGGTCGCGCTGCTGGTGCCCGAGTCGCGGGACCCGAAGCCGGGCCGGGTCGACGTGTTCGGCGTGGTGCTCTCGGTGATCGGCCTGGTCGCGTTGACCTACGGCATCATCGACGGCGGCGAGCACGGCTTCGGTCGGCCGGTGGTGTGGGCCTCGATCGTCGGTGGCCTGGCGGTGCTGGCCTGGTTCGTGGTGATCGAGCGGCGCAGCAGCCACCCGTCGCTGGACGTCCGGCTCTTCAAGGTGCCGCAGTTCGCCGCGCCGGTCGCGATCGTCGGCCTGATCTTCTTCGCCGCAATGGGCGTGATGTTCTTCGGCTCGTTCTACCTCCAGCTGGTGCGTGGCTACAGCCCGCTGGAGACCGGCCTGCTCTTCCTGCCGTTCGCCGGCGCCCAGCTGATCTTCGCCCCGCGTAGCGCGGCGATGGTCCGCAAGTACGGCGGCAAGGCGGTCGCGGCGGTCGGGTTGACGCTGACGGTGATCTCGCTCGCCGCCTTCGCCTTCATCGACGCGCAGACCCCGATCTGGGTCGTGCTGGTCTTCTACTTCATCCAGGGTGTCGGCATGGCCAACATCATGCCGCCGGCGACCGAGTCGATCATGTCGGCGCTGCCCCGGGAGAAGGCCGGTGTGGGTTCGGCGGTCAGCAACACCATCCGCCAGGTCGGCGGCGCGCTCGGCGTGGCGGTGCTCGGTTCGGTGCTCTCCGCGGTCTACCGGGGCGACGTCGAGCCGGCTCTGAACGGCCTGCCGGCCGAGGCCCGAGACGCCGCGAACGAGTCCATCTCCGGGGCGTACGCGACGGCCGGTCAGCTCGGTCCGGCGGCGCCGAAGCTGCTCGCGGCCGCGAACGACTCGTTCATCACGGCCATGCACTGGGCGGCTGTGCTCTCCGCGCTGGTGGCCGCGCTCGGCATCCTCGTGGCGCTGCGCTGGCTGCCCGGCCGGGCAGCCACGGCTCCGGCGCCGACGGCGCCGGCCGCCGAACCCGAGTTGGCCGGCACCGCCTAG
- a CDS encoding branched-chain amino acid ABC transporter permease, protein MTSTVDSPAEAGRPAPPSGLVAVARAPGWIRYALLALALVAALWLPNGLYPAVAVDILCWALFAVAVDLLLGFTGLMSFGHAAFWGTSAYVTGLVAIHAGLPFPAAVLAGALAAAVLAVPIGYLAVKRTGIYFAMVTLAFAQMVYYVANEWRSVTRGENGLQGVPRELFGLDLTDDYYFYYAILPIVLLGLAAAWRIVNSPFGRVLVGIRDNPARARALGYPVHRYKLTAFVLSGFIAGLGGGLFAVGHRFVSLDVLHWTTSGKAVIVVVLGGIGTLWGGVLGAAIVVRLEDWLSFSGFEAIGLVTGGIFVLVVLLFRRGIWGSVATLARRWMARRQR, encoded by the coding sequence ATGACCAGCACCGTCGACAGCCCGGCCGAGGCCGGCCGCCCGGCGCCGCCGTCCGGCCTGGTCGCCGTCGCCCGCGCACCGGGCTGGATCCGGTACGCGCTGCTCGCGCTCGCGCTCGTCGCCGCGCTGTGGCTGCCGAACGGGCTCTACCCGGCGGTAGCGGTGGACATCCTCTGCTGGGCGCTCTTCGCGGTCGCGGTGGACCTGCTGCTCGGCTTCACCGGGCTGATGTCCTTCGGGCACGCCGCGTTCTGGGGCACGTCCGCGTACGTCACCGGCCTGGTGGCGATCCACGCCGGCCTGCCGTTCCCCGCCGCCGTGCTGGCCGGGGCGCTCGCCGCCGCGGTGCTCGCCGTGCCGATCGGCTACCTGGCGGTGAAGCGCACCGGCATCTACTTCGCCATGGTGACCCTGGCGTTCGCCCAGATGGTCTACTACGTGGCCAACGAGTGGCGCTCGGTCACCCGCGGCGAGAACGGCCTGCAGGGCGTGCCGCGGGAGCTGTTCGGGCTCGACCTGACCGACGACTACTACTTCTACTACGCGATCCTGCCGATCGTGCTGCTCGGCCTGGCAGCCGCGTGGCGGATCGTGAACTCGCCCTTCGGCCGGGTGCTGGTCGGCATCCGTGACAATCCGGCGCGGGCCCGGGCGCTCGGCTATCCGGTGCACCGGTACAAGCTCACCGCGTTCGTGCTGTCCGGGTTCATCGCCGGGCTTGGCGGCGGACTCTTCGCCGTGGGGCACCGCTTCGTCTCCCTCGACGTACTGCACTGGACGACCTCCGGCAAGGCGGTCATCGTGGTGGTACTCGGCGGGATCGGCACGCTGTGGGGCGGGGTGCTCGGCGCGGCCATCGTGGTCCGGCTGGAGGACTGGCTGTCGTTCTCCGGCTTCGAGGCGATCGGCCTGGTCACCGGTGGCATCTTCGTCCTCGTCGTACTGCTGTTCCGGCGCGGGATCTGGGGGAGCGTCGCGACCCTCGCCCGACGCTGGATGGCCCGGAGGCAGCGCTAG
- a CDS encoding branched-chain amino acid ABC transporter permease, translated as MTGFLQNTFNGLVSGAFYALLALGLAVIFGMLRVVNFAHGAFYMLGAFGAYVLLTEAGVPFWAALVIMPVGLGLLGMALERAFIHRLTRLDPLYNFLLTFGLTLILQDLVKLRYGVQSSPYATPSALGGSVNFGLFDFPTYRVFILGFAVAVCVAVWWVLTRTRIGMVVRASTERPELTRAFGINVGRWVTPVFGFGIGLAGLAGVLAAPMRAVNPLMGADLIIVVFAVVVIGGLGSIFGSVAAGFGIGLVQAWGEAYLSDFPIVSQTIVFIVMAVVLLWRPAGLFGREEAPA; from the coding sequence ATGACGGGCTTCCTGCAGAACACGTTCAACGGGCTGGTGAGCGGGGCGTTCTACGCCCTGCTCGCCCTCGGGCTCGCGGTCATCTTCGGCATGCTGCGGGTGGTCAACTTCGCCCACGGCGCCTTCTACATGCTCGGCGCCTTCGGCGCGTACGTGCTGCTCACCGAGGCGGGCGTGCCGTTCTGGGCAGCGCTGGTCATCATGCCGGTGGGGCTCGGCCTGCTCGGCATGGCCCTGGAGCGGGCCTTCATCCACCGGCTCACCCGGCTCGACCCGCTTTACAACTTCCTGCTCACCTTCGGCCTGACGCTGATCCTCCAGGACCTGGTGAAGCTGCGGTACGGCGTCCAGTCCAGCCCGTACGCCACCCCGTCGGCGCTCGGCGGCTCGGTGAACTTCGGGCTGTTCGACTTCCCCACCTACCGGGTGTTCATCCTCGGCTTCGCGGTCGCCGTCTGCGTCGCCGTCTGGTGGGTGCTGACCCGCACCCGGATCGGCATGGTGGTCCGCGCGTCCACCGAGCGGCCGGAGCTGACCCGGGCGTTCGGCATCAACGTCGGACGCTGGGTCACCCCGGTCTTCGGCTTCGGCATCGGCCTCGCCGGCCTCGCCGGGGTGCTGGCCGCGCCGATGCGGGCCGTCAACCCGCTGATGGGCGCCGACCTCATCATCGTGGTCTTCGCCGTGGTGGTGATCGGCGGGCTGGGCTCCATCTTCGGCTCCGTGGCCGCCGGCTTCGGCATCGGCCTCGTGCAGGCGTGGGGCGAGGCGTACCTCTCGGACTTCCCCATCGTGTCCCAGACGATCGTCTTCATCGTGATGGCCGTCGTGCTGCTCTGGCGCCCGGCCGGGCTCTTCGGCCGTGAGGAGGCACCGGCATGA
- a CDS encoding ABC transporter substrate-binding protein yields MRRTVGVAAASAAVVLVAGCGGGGPQSGGDQKLTGDKIVLGVLNDQSGAYSELSGKNSVKAVEMAIADFKAKHGDQAVTKNITVETADHQNKPDVANSKAAEMYDRKGADIILDVPTSSAALKVADVAKEKKKLYFNIGAATTDLTGKSCNKYTFHYAYDTYMLANGTGKVTTEQVGKNWYILYPNYAFGQDMEKSFSTAIGEAGGQVVGKDGAPFPNTSGDYSTYLLKAPTLNPKPQVLGTMQAGAELVNVVKQYNEFKLRDKGVGLAVGLMFITDIHSLTPAALAGTTYTDAWYWNFDQENRAFADRFQKETGTRPSFAHAANYSAALQYLEAVQAAGTDDADTVVKGLEGKEVNDVFLRNGKIRAEDHRVIHDAYLAQVKPQSEVTEPWDYVKVLKTIPAAEAFRAPSADCKM; encoded by the coding sequence ATGCGTAGGACCGTGGGTGTGGCCGCGGCGTCGGCCGCGGTGGTGCTGGTCGCCGGCTGCGGCGGCGGTGGCCCCCAGTCGGGCGGCGACCAGAAGCTGACCGGCGACAAGATCGTGCTGGGCGTGCTGAACGACCAGTCCGGGGCGTACTCAGAGCTGTCCGGCAAGAACTCGGTCAAGGCCGTCGAGATGGCCATCGCCGATTTCAAGGCGAAGCACGGCGACCAGGCGGTGACCAAGAACATCACCGTGGAGACCGCCGACCACCAGAACAAGCCGGACGTCGCCAACAGCAAGGCCGCCGAGATGTACGACCGCAAGGGCGCCGACATCATCCTCGACGTGCCCACCTCCTCGGCCGCGCTGAAGGTGGCCGACGTGGCCAAGGAGAAGAAGAAGCTCTACTTCAACATCGGCGCCGCCACCACCGACCTGACCGGCAAGAGCTGCAACAAGTACACGTTCCACTACGCGTACGACACGTACATGCTGGCCAACGGCACCGGCAAGGTGACCACCGAGCAGGTGGGGAAGAACTGGTACATCCTCTACCCCAACTACGCCTTCGGCCAGGACATGGAGAAGAGCTTCTCGACCGCCATCGGCGAGGCCGGCGGGCAGGTGGTCGGCAAGGACGGCGCGCCGTTCCCGAACACCAGCGGCGACTACTCCACCTACCTGCTCAAGGCGCCGACGCTGAACCCGAAGCCGCAGGTGCTCGGCACCATGCAGGCCGGCGCCGAGCTGGTGAACGTCGTCAAGCAGTACAACGAGTTCAAGCTGCGGGACAAGGGTGTCGGCCTCGCGGTCGGCCTGATGTTCATCACCGACATCCACTCGCTCACCCCGGCCGCGCTCGCCGGCACCACCTACACCGACGCCTGGTACTGGAACTTCGACCAGGAGAACCGGGCGTTCGCCGACCGGTTCCAGAAGGAGACGGGCACCCGGCCGTCGTTCGCGCACGCGGCCAACTACTCGGCGGCGCTGCAGTACCTGGAGGCGGTCCAGGCCGCCGGCACGGACGACGCCGACACCGTGGTCAAGGGGCTGGAGGGCAAGGAGGTCAACGACGTCTTCCTGCGCAACGGCAAGATCCGCGCCGAGGACCACCGCGTCATCCACGACGCGTACCTGGCCCAGGTCAAGCCGCAGTCCGAGGTGACCGAGCCGTGGGACTACGTGAAGGTCCTCAAGACCATCCCCGCCGCCGAGGCGTTCCGCGCCCCGTCGGCGGACTGCAAGATGTGA
- a CDS encoding ABC transporter ATP-binding protein, which translates to MLRIENLSAWYGEAQVLRNVSLDVAAGEVVTLVGRNGAGKSTLLRAVMGLHPGQRGTVELDGRDIGRLPAHRRARLGLGWVPDDRGSYATLSVTENLTLPPAVGPDPWSLERVYEAFPALHARRDSAATMLSGGEQQMLALARVLRMGARLLLCDEPTEGLSPLLVQQVGDLLREAKRHGVTVLLVEQNLHFATGVADRHYLLAEGRVVEAMDNSEVRSRERELLSYLGI; encoded by the coding sequence ATGCTGCGCATTGAGAACCTCTCCGCCTGGTACGGAGAGGCGCAGGTGCTGCGAAACGTCAGCCTCGACGTCGCCGCCGGCGAGGTGGTCACCCTGGTCGGCCGCAACGGTGCCGGAAAATCCACCCTGCTGCGCGCGGTCATGGGGCTGCACCCGGGCCAGCGGGGCACGGTGGAGCTGGACGGGCGGGACATCGGCCGGCTGCCGGCGCACCGGCGGGCCCGGCTCGGGCTCGGCTGGGTGCCCGACGACCGCGGCAGCTACGCCACGCTGAGCGTCACGGAGAACCTCACCCTGCCGCCGGCGGTCGGCCCCGACCCGTGGTCGCTGGAGCGGGTGTACGAGGCGTTCCCCGCCCTCCACGCCCGGCGCGACTCGGCGGCCACCATGCTCTCCGGCGGCGAGCAGCAGATGCTCGCCCTGGCTCGGGTGCTGCGGATGGGCGCCCGGCTGCTGCTCTGCGACGAACCGACCGAGGGGCTCTCCCCGTTGCTGGTGCAGCAGGTCGGCGACCTGCTGCGCGAGGCCAAGCGGCACGGCGTCACCGTGCTGCTCGTCGAGCAGAACCTGCACTTCGCCACCGGCGTCGCCGACCGGCACTACCTGCTGGCCGAGGGACGCGTCGTGGAGGCGATGGACAACTCCGAGGTGCGCTCGCGGGAACGCGAGCTGCTGTCGTACCTCGGAATCTGA
- a CDS encoding ABC transporter ATP-binding protein: MAGQALLSARGLTRDFRGFRAVDGVDLDVAPESVHALVGPNGAGKTTLFNLLTGFLRPSGGRIELAGRDVTGLPPEQVARLGVARSFQITSLFPQLSAQEHVELALQSSSGLGWRFWRSAKLMGRYHDRAAELLDMVGLTELAQAPAEALAYGRKRALELAIALALDPKVLLLDEPTAGMGLEDVDRTVELIARVREGRTVVMVEHNMSVVGRLADTVTVLQAGKVLVEGPYDEVRADERVITAYLGAADAAH; encoded by the coding sequence ATGGCCGGGCAAGCGCTCCTGTCGGCTCGCGGGCTGACCCGCGACTTCCGGGGCTTCCGGGCGGTCGACGGCGTCGACCTCGACGTCGCGCCGGAGAGCGTCCACGCGCTGGTCGGCCCCAACGGCGCCGGCAAGACCACGCTGTTCAACCTGCTGACCGGGTTCCTACGGCCCAGCGGTGGCCGGATCGAGCTGGCCGGGCGGGACGTCACCGGGCTGCCACCGGAACAGGTCGCCCGGCTCGGCGTGGCCCGCTCCTTCCAGATCACCAGCCTCTTCCCGCAACTCTCCGCGCAGGAGCACGTCGAGCTGGCGTTGCAGTCGTCGAGCGGGCTGGGCTGGCGCTTCTGGCGCTCGGCGAAGCTGATGGGCCGCTACCACGACCGTGCCGCCGAACTGCTCGACATGGTCGGCCTCACCGAACTCGCGCAGGCACCCGCCGAGGCGCTGGCGTACGGACGCAAGCGCGCGCTGGAGCTGGCCATCGCCCTCGCCCTGGACCCGAAGGTGCTGCTGCTCGACGAGCCGACCGCGGGCATGGGCCTGGAGGACGTCGACCGGACCGTCGAGCTGATCGCCCGCGTCCGCGAAGGGCGGACCGTGGTGATGGTCGAGCACAACATGAGCGTGGTGGGTCGACTGGCCGACACGGTCACCGTGCTCCAGGCCGGCAAGGTCCTGGTCGAGGGCCCGTACGACGAGGTCCGCGCGGACGAGCGCGTGATCACCGCCTACCTGGGAGCCGCTGATGCTGCGCATTGA
- a CDS encoding aminotransferase class V-fold PLP-dependent enzyme yields the protein MELDEAQKLWQPEPGWLNTATYGLPPEPAWTALQEALAEWRVGATSWEGWGESVGRCRAAFARLVGGVPLEDVATGSAVSQLLAPVAAALPAGATVVVPEAEFTSNLFPWLVQAERGVQVRTVPLAGLVDAIDADTDLVAFSLVQSADGTVAAYDEIVSAARAHGALVAVDATQAAGWLPFDGARADVVAVAAYKWLMGPRGVALAYLAPELRERLRPDAAGWFAGADPHASYYGPPLRLADDARRFDISPAWFNWVALAPALDLLLEIGLPAIREHDVALANRLLTGLGRPPGDSAIVAVEVPGAQERLERAGVRAAVRAGRVRASFHLYSTVDDVDLALDALTS from the coding sequence ATGGAACTCGATGAGGCGCAGAAGCTGTGGCAGCCGGAGCCCGGCTGGCTGAACACCGCCACGTACGGGTTGCCGCCCGAGCCCGCGTGGACCGCGTTGCAGGAGGCCCTCGCGGAGTGGCGGGTCGGGGCGACCTCCTGGGAGGGGTGGGGCGAATCCGTCGGCCGGTGCCGCGCCGCCTTCGCCCGGCTGGTCGGCGGCGTACCCCTCGAGGACGTCGCGACGGGCAGCGCGGTCTCCCAACTGCTCGCGCCGGTGGCCGCGGCGCTGCCGGCCGGTGCGACCGTCGTCGTGCCCGAGGCGGAATTCACCTCCAACCTGTTCCCCTGGCTGGTCCAGGCCGAGCGTGGGGTCCAGGTACGCACCGTCCCGCTCGCCGGGCTGGTCGACGCGATCGACGCCGACACCGACCTGGTCGCGTTCAGTCTGGTGCAGTCCGCTGACGGCACGGTCGCGGCGTACGACGAGATCGTGTCCGCGGCCCGGGCGCACGGTGCGCTGGTCGCGGTGGACGCCACCCAGGCCGCCGGCTGGCTTCCGTTCGACGGGGCCCGAGCCGACGTGGTCGCGGTGGCCGCGTACAAGTGGCTGATGGGGCCGCGCGGCGTCGCGCTGGCGTACCTCGCTCCGGAGCTGCGCGAGCGGCTGCGGCCGGACGCCGCGGGCTGGTTCGCGGGCGCCGACCCCCACGCCTCCTACTACGGCCCGCCGCTGCGCCTGGCCGACGATGCCCGCCGCTTCGACATCTCCCCGGCCTGGTTCAACTGGGTGGCGCTGGCGCCGGCGCTCGACCTGCTCCTGGAGATCGGGCTGCCGGCGATCCGCGAGCACGACGTGGCGCTGGCGAACCGGCTGCTCACCGGGCTCGGCCGGCCACCGGGGGACAGCGCGATCGTGGCGGTCGAGGTGCCCGGGGCGCAGGAGCGCCTGGAACGGGCCGGTGTGCGGGCCGCAGTGCGCGCCGGCCGGGTCCGCGCCTCCTTCCACCTCTACTCCACCGTGGACGACGTCGACCTGGCCCTGGACGCGCTCACCTCCTGA